A single Pantoea rwandensis DNA region contains:
- the focA gene encoding formate transporter FocA has product MKADNPFNALLPAAMAKVAEDAGVYKATKHPLTTFFLAITAGVFISIAFVFYITATTGSGAMPYGIAKLIGGICFSLGLMLVVVCGADLFTSTVLIVVAKASGRITWMQLGRHWLNVYIGNLFGALFFVALIWLAGEHMVANGAWGLNVLQTADHKMHHTFIEAVSLGTLANLMVCLAVWMSYSGRSLFDKMFAMILPVGMFVASGFEHSIANMFLVPMAIVIRDFASPEFWQMAGSSAAQFPSLSVGDFIVNNLIPVTIGNIIGGGLLVGLTYWVIYLRGDDPVH; this is encoded by the coding sequence GTGAAAGCTGACAACCCTTTTAATGCATTATTACCCGCGGCCATGGCGAAAGTTGCTGAAGATGCCGGCGTCTATAAAGCCACTAAACATCCTTTAACCACCTTCTTCTTAGCCATCACTGCTGGCGTATTTATTTCTATCGCGTTTGTTTTCTACATTACTGCCACCACGGGCAGTGGCGCCATGCCCTACGGTATTGCGAAACTGATTGGCGGTATTTGCTTCTCATTGGGTTTGATGCTGGTTGTGGTTTGTGGCGCGGACCTGTTCACTTCGACGGTTTTGATTGTGGTGGCGAAAGCCAGCGGGCGCATCACCTGGATGCAACTCGGTCGTCATTGGCTGAATGTCTATATCGGTAACCTGTTTGGTGCGCTGTTCTTTGTCGCGCTGATTTGGTTAGCAGGTGAACATATGGTTGCCAATGGCGCGTGGGGGTTGAATGTCCTGCAAACCGCCGACCACAAAATGCATCACACGTTTATTGAAGCCGTTAGCCTCGGCACACTCGCTAACCTGATGGTTTGCCTGGCGGTGTGGATGAGTTACTCCGGCCGCAGTCTGTTCGACAAAATGTTCGCCATGATTTTGCCCGTCGGGATGTTCGTCGCCAGCGGCTTTGAGCACAGCATCGCCAACATGTTTTTGGTTCCGATGGCAATCGTCATTCGCGACTTCGCCAGCCCGGAATTCTGGCAAATGGCCGGTTCCAGCGCCGCACAGTTCCCCTCTCTCAGCGTTGGCGACTTTATTGTTAATAACCTCATTCCAGTGACAATCGGCAACATTATCGGTGGCGGATTGTTAGTCGGTTTGACCTACTGGGTCATCTATCTGCGCGGTGATGATCCGGTGCATTAA
- the pflB gene encoding formate C-acetyltransferase — protein MSELNEKMASAWEGFSAGEWQNGVNVRDFIQKNYTPYEGDESFLAGATPATTKLWDSVLEGIKIENRTHAPVDFDTDLASTITSHDAGYINKSLETIVGLQTEAPLKRAIIPFGGIKMVEGSCKVYGRELDPALKKVFTDYRKTHNQGVFDVYTPDILRCRKSGVLTGLPDAYGRGRIIGDYRRVALYGIDYLMKDKVAQFNSLQSDMENGVNLEATIRLREEISEQHRALGQIKEMAAKYGSDISLPATTAQEAVQWTYFGYLAAVKSQNGAAMSFGRVSTFLDVYIDRDIKAGKLTEEGAQELIDHLVMKLRMVRFLRTPEYDELFSGDPIWATESLAGMGVDGRTLVTKSTFRFLNTLYTMGPSPEPNMTILWSEKLPVNFKKYAAKVSIDTSSLQYENDDLMRPDFDNDDYAIACCVSPMIVGKQMQFFGARANLAKTLLYAINGGVDEKLKMQVGPKEAPITDEILDFDIVMARLDHFMDWLAKQYVTSLNIIHYMHDKYSYEASLMALHDRDVYRTMACGIAGLSVAADSLSAIKYAKVKTVRDADGLAVDFEIEGEYPQFGNNDSRVDDMACDLVERFMKKIQKLQTYRNAVPTQSVLTITSNVVYGKKTGNTPDGRRAGAPFGPGANPMHGRDQKGAVASLTSVAKLPFAYAKDGISYTFSIVPNALGKDDNVRKTNLAGLMDGYFHHEANIEGGQHLNVNVMNREMLLDAMEHPEKYPQLTIRVSGYAVRFNSLTKEQQQDVITRTFTQSL, from the coding sequence ATGTCCGAACTTAACGAAAAAATGGCGTCAGCCTGGGAAGGATTTAGCGCCGGCGAATGGCAGAACGGTGTCAACGTCCGTGACTTTATCCAGAAAAACTACACCCCCTATGAAGGTGACGAATCTTTCCTCGCGGGCGCCACACCAGCCACCACTAAACTGTGGGACAGCGTGCTGGAAGGTATCAAGATTGAGAACCGCACTCATGCACCGGTTGATTTCGATACCGACCTGGCTTCAACCATCACTTCACATGATGCGGGTTATATCAATAAGTCGCTGGAGACCATTGTAGGTCTGCAGACTGAAGCACCGCTGAAACGCGCCATTATCCCATTTGGCGGCATCAAAATGGTCGAAGGTTCTTGCAAAGTTTATGGCCGTGAACTCGACCCTGCCCTGAAAAAAGTCTTCACCGACTATCGTAAAACCCATAACCAGGGCGTGTTCGATGTCTATACTCCGGACATTCTGCGCTGCCGTAAATCCGGTGTATTGACTGGTCTGCCAGATGCTTATGGTCGTGGTCGTATCATCGGTGACTATCGCCGCGTGGCGCTGTACGGCATCGATTATCTGATGAAAGATAAAGTGGCGCAGTTCAATTCACTGCAAAGCGATATGGAAAATGGTGTCAATCTTGAAGCCACTATCCGCCTGCGTGAAGAAATCTCCGAGCAACACCGTGCGCTTGGTCAGATTAAAGAAATGGCAGCCAAATACGGCTCTGATATTTCTCTGCCCGCGACCACAGCGCAAGAGGCTGTACAGTGGACCTACTTCGGCTATCTGGCCGCTGTGAAATCACAGAACGGCGCCGCGATGTCATTCGGTCGCGTATCCACCTTCCTCGATGTTTATATCGACCGTGATATTAAAGCGGGCAAACTGACTGAAGAAGGCGCGCAGGAGTTAATTGACCACCTGGTGATGAAACTGCGTATGGTGCGTTTCCTGCGTACCCCAGAATATGACGAATTGTTCTCAGGTGACCCAATCTGGGCAACCGAGTCTCTGGCCGGTATGGGTGTCGATGGCCGTACTTTAGTCACCAAAAGTACCTTCCGCTTCCTGAATACCTTGTACACCATGGGCCCGTCACCGGAACCTAACATGACCATTCTGTGGTCAGAAAAACTGCCGGTTAACTTCAAAAAATATGCAGCTAAAGTCTCTATCGATACGTCTTCATTGCAGTATGAGAATGACGATCTGATGCGTCCTGACTTTGATAACGATGACTACGCGATCGCCTGCTGTGTGAGCCCAATGATTGTCGGCAAACAGATGCAATTCTTCGGCGCCCGCGCCAACCTGGCTAAAACACTGCTGTATGCAATCAACGGTGGCGTGGACGAAAAACTGAAAATGCAGGTTGGCCCGAAAGAAGCGCCAATCACTGATGAAATTCTGGATTTCGACATTGTGATGGCACGTCTGGATCACTTCATGGATTGGCTGGCTAAACAGTATGTCACCTCATTGAATATCATCCATTACATGCATGATAAGTACAGCTACGAAGCTTCACTGATGGCGCTGCATGACCGTGACGTCTATCGTACCATGGCGTGTGGTATCGCAGGCTTGTCAGTGGCGGCGGATTCCCTCTCTGCCATTAAATATGCCAAAGTAAAAACCGTGCGTGATGCGGATGGTCTGGCCGTAGATTTCGAGATTGAAGGCGAGTATCCGCAGTTTGGTAACAACGATTCACGTGTCGATGATATGGCGTGTGACCTGGTTGAACGTTTCATGAAGAAAATTCAGAAACTGCAAACCTATCGTAATGCGGTGCCAACGCAGTCGGTGCTCACCATCACCTCTAACGTGGTATACGGTAAGAAAACCGGTAACACCCCTGACGGTCGTCGTGCAGGTGCGCCATTCGGTCCAGGTGCTAACCCAATGCACGGTCGCGATCAGAAAGGTGCGGTGGCTTCTCTGACTTCGGTAGCCAAACTGCCGTTTGCCTATGCTAAAGATGGTATTTCTTACACCTTCTCCATCGTGCCTAATGCACTCGGTAAAGATGATAATGTGCGTAAAACCAACCTTGCGGGCTTGATGGATGGCTATTTCCACCATGAAGCCAATATCGAGGGGGGTCAGCACCTTAACGTCAACGTTATGAACCGTGAGATGCTGCTGGATGCGATGGAACATCCTGAGAAATATCCTCAGCTGACCATTCGTGTTTCCGGTTATGCGGTGCGCTTTAACTCGCTGACCAAAGAGCAGCAGCAGGATGTGATTACCCGTACGTTCACTCAGTCCCTGTAA
- the pflA gene encoding pyruvate formate lyase 1-activating protein gives MSTIGRIHSFESCGTVDGPGIRFITFFQGCLMRCLYCHNRDTWDTHGGKEVTVDDLMKDALSYRHFMNASGGGVTASGGEAILQAEFVRDWFRACKAEGIHTCLDTNGFVRRYDPVIDELLDATDLVMLDLKQINDDVHQILVGVSNHRTLDFARYLQKKGKRTWIRFVVVPGYSDDDDSAHRLGAFTKDMENVEKIELLPYHELGKHKWIAMGEEYKLDGVKPPSKETMERVKNILAGYGHEVMY, from the coding sequence ATGTCAACCATCGGTCGTATCCACTCATTTGAATCCTGCGGCACCGTTGACGGTCCCGGCATCCGTTTTATCACCTTCTTCCAGGGCTGTCTGATGCGCTGCCTCTACTGCCATAATCGCGACACCTGGGACACTCACGGTGGCAAAGAAGTCACAGTGGATGACCTGATGAAAGATGCACTGTCGTATCGTCACTTTATGAATGCCTCTGGCGGAGGAGTAACGGCATCAGGAGGGGAAGCAATCTTACAAGCCGAGTTTGTGCGTGATTGGTTCCGTGCCTGTAAGGCAGAAGGCATTCACACCTGCCTGGATACCAACGGCTTTGTACGTCGTTACGATCCGGTGATTGACGAACTGCTGGATGCCACCGATCTGGTGATGCTCGACCTAAAACAAATTAATGATGATGTGCACCAGATTCTGGTTGGCGTCTCTAATCATCGCACCCTCGATTTCGCGCGCTATCTGCAGAAGAAAGGCAAACGTACCTGGATTCGCTTTGTGGTCGTGCCTGGCTATTCCGATGATGATGACTCTGCCCATCGACTGGGTGCATTCACTAAGGATATGGAGAACGTCGAGAAAATTGAGCTGCTACCCTACCATGAGTTAGGTAAGCACAAATGGATTGCCATGGGAGAAGAGTACAAGCTGGATGGGGTAAAACCACCCAGTAAAGAGACGATGGAACGGGTCAAAAATATTCTGGCAGGATATGGTCACGAAGTGATGTACTGA
- a CDS encoding MFS transporter produces the protein MSTWSRPVVLLLCGLMLMTVSIAVLNTLVPLWLTHDQLPTWQVGMASSAYYTGNLLGTLLAGWLINRYGFNRCFYLASALFAVATMGMALLEGFYSWTALRFVAGVGCALIWVVVESALLCSGTVRNRGQLLAAYMIIYYLGTVAGQLLVSRVSTELLHVIPWVTALIVCAVLPVVFLRVNASSATEEASTGRIWTMLRRRSSRLGINGCIISGIVLGSLYGLMPLYLSHRGMSDANVGYWMALLVSSGIVGQWPVGRLADRFGRLMVLRVQVFVVILGAIAMLGDTAMAPALFVLGLAGFTLYPVAMSWACETVAHHELVAMNQALLFSYTIGSLVGPGMTSMLMQNYSDRLLFVMIAAVALVYLVMLLRKADQHATPIAHA, from the coding sequence ATGTCTACCTGGTCGCGCCCCGTCGTGTTGCTGCTTTGCGGCTTAATGCTCATGACGGTGTCTATTGCTGTGCTGAATACGCTGGTACCGCTTTGGCTTACTCATGATCAACTGCCGACATGGCAGGTGGGTATGGCCAGTTCAGCCTATTACACCGGCAATCTGCTGGGGACGCTGCTCGCAGGCTGGTTGATCAACCGCTATGGCTTTAATCGCTGTTTTTATCTGGCCAGTGCGCTGTTTGCCGTAGCGACCATGGGAATGGCACTTTTAGAGGGTTTCTACAGCTGGACTGCGCTGCGTTTTGTTGCGGGTGTCGGTTGTGCGCTGATCTGGGTGGTGGTGGAGAGTGCGTTGCTGTGCAGCGGTACAGTGCGTAATCGCGGTCAGTTGTTGGCTGCCTATATGATTATCTATTATCTCGGTACAGTTGCAGGCCAGTTGCTGGTGAGCCGCGTGTCGACTGAACTTCTGCATGTCATTCCATGGGTCACCGCGCTGATCGTCTGCGCCGTGCTGCCAGTGGTCTTCCTGCGTGTTAATGCCAGCTCAGCGACTGAAGAGGCTTCTACCGGTCGCATCTGGACCATGTTGCGCCGTCGCAGCTCGCGTCTGGGCATCAACGGCTGCATTATTTCCGGTATCGTACTGGGCTCACTGTATGGTCTGATGCCGTTGTATCTGTCGCATCGGGGAATGAGTGATGCCAATGTGGGTTACTGGATGGCGCTGCTGGTGAGTTCGGGCATTGTCGGTCAGTGGCCGGTGGGACGTCTTGCCGACCGTTTTGGGCGCCTGATGGTGTTGCGCGTTCAGGTGTTTGTGGTGATTCTGGGTGCCATCGCCATGTTGGGCGATACTGCCATGGCGCCTGCACTGTTTGTTTTGGGGCTGGCTGGCTTCACGCTCTATCCAGTGGCGATGTCATGGGCATGCGAAACCGTTGCGCATCATGAGCTGGTTGCCATGAATCAGGCGCTGTTGTTTAGCTACACCATCGGCAGCCTGGTCGGGCCGGGTATGACATCGATGCTGATGCAAAATTACTCTGACCGTTTGCTGTTTGTGATGATTGCCGCTGTGGCACTGGTCTATCTGGTGATGCTGCTGCGTAAAGCTGACCAGCATGCCACGCCAATCGCACATGCTTAA
- the serS gene encoding serine--tRNA ligase, whose product MLDPNLLRNEPDAVAEKLARRGFKLDVETLRSLEERRKVLQVETENLQAERNSRSKSIGQAKARGEDIEPLRQEVNVLGERLDAAKVELDTLQNTIRDFALSLPNLPVDEVPLGKDDTENQEVSRWGQPRQFDFPVKDHVELGEAVKGLDFAAAVKLTGSRFIVMQGQIARLHRALSQFMIDLHTQQHGYLETYVPYLVNHETLFGTGQLPKFGEDLFHTKPLGEEAGSSNYALIPTAEVPLTNLVRDEIVEEENLPIKLTAHTPCFRSEAGSYGRDTRGLIRMHQFDKVEMVHIVAPETSMDALEELVGHAEKVLQLLNLPYRKVLLCTGDMGFGSAKTYDLEVWLPAQDTYREISSCSNMWDFQARRMQARCRSKTDKKPRLVHTLNGSGLAVGRTLVAVLENYQQADGRIEVPEVLRPYMGGLEIIG is encoded by the coding sequence ATGCTCGATCCCAATCTGCTGCGTAATGAGCCAGACGCAGTCGCTGAAAAACTGGCACGCCGAGGATTCAAACTGGATGTGGAAACGCTGCGCTCGCTCGAAGAGCGTCGTAAAGTACTGCAGGTAGAAACTGAAAATCTGCAGGCAGAGCGTAATTCCCGATCCAAATCCATCGGTCAGGCCAAAGCGCGTGGGGAAGACATCGAGCCACTGCGTCAGGAAGTGAACGTGTTGGGCGAACGCCTGGATGCGGCGAAGGTTGAGCTGGATACACTGCAAAATACCATCCGCGATTTTGCCCTCTCGTTGCCTAACTTGCCGGTCGATGAAGTGCCGCTGGGTAAAGATGATACTGAGAATCAGGAAGTCAGCCGCTGGGGCCAGCCCCGCCAGTTCGATTTCCCGGTAAAAGACCACGTTGAGTTGGGTGAAGCGGTTAAAGGCCTGGATTTCGCTGCCGCAGTGAAACTGACCGGTTCACGCTTTATCGTGATGCAGGGGCAAATTGCTCGCCTGCACCGTGCGCTTAGCCAGTTCATGATTGATCTGCATACTCAGCAGCACGGGTATCTGGAAACCTACGTGCCGTATCTGGTTAACCATGAGACGCTGTTTGGAACGGGTCAATTACCTAAGTTTGGTGAAGACCTGTTCCACACCAAGCCTTTGGGTGAAGAAGCGGGCAGCAGCAACTACGCACTGATCCCGACGGCGGAAGTGCCGCTGACCAACCTGGTGCGTGATGAGATCGTGGAAGAAGAAAATCTGCCGATTAAACTCACTGCGCACACGCCATGCTTCCGTTCTGAAGCGGGTTCTTATGGACGCGACACGCGTGGTCTGATCCGTATGCACCAGTTCGATAAAGTTGAGATGGTGCACATTGTTGCGCCAGAAACGTCAATGGACGCACTGGAAGAGCTGGTTGGCCACGCCGAGAAAGTGCTGCAATTGCTGAATCTGCCATACCGTAAAGTACTGCTGTGCACTGGCGATATGGGCTTTGGTTCAGCCAAAACCTACGATCTGGAAGTATGGTTGCCGGCGCAGGATACCTATCGTGAGATCTCCTCTTGTTCCAACATGTGGGATTTCCAGGCGCGTCGCATGCAGGCTCGCTGCCGCAGTAAAACTGATAAGAAACCGCGTCTGGTACATACGCTTAACGGTTCAGGACTGGCGGTAGGTCGTACGCTGGTTGCGGTGCTGGAAAACTACCAGCAGGCTGACGGCCGTATCGAAGTACCAGAAGTGCTGCGTCCTTATATGGGCGGATTGGAAATCATTGGTTAA
- a CDS encoding replication-associated recombination protein A yields the protein MSNLSLDFASSNEFQPLAARMRPATLQQYIGQQHLLAAGKPLPRAIEAGHLHSMILWGPPGTGKTTLAEIIAHYGKADVERISAVTSGVKEIREAIERARQNRQLGRRTILFVDEVHRFNKSQQDAFLPHIEDGTITFIGATTENPSFELNSALLSRARVYLLKSLTTEDIEQVLTQAMEDSARGYGNSDILLPDNTRRMIAELVNGDARRALNTLEMMADMAESNAQGKRELTPQLLNEVSGERAARFDNKGDRFYDLISALHKSVRGSAPDAALYWYARIITAGGDPLYVARRLLAIASEDVGNADPRGMQVAISAWDCFTRVGPAEGERAIAQAIVYLACAPKSNAVYTAFKAAMRDAREFPDYDVPEHLRNAPTKLMKEMGLGKEYRYAHDEPNAYAAGEVFFPPEMAQTRYYQPTNRGLEGKIGEKLAWLAEQDQNSPIKRYR from the coding sequence GTGAGTAACCTGTCCCTGGATTTCGCCTCTTCAAATGAGTTCCAGCCGCTGGCCGCGCGTATGCGGCCAGCCACATTGCAGCAGTATATCGGGCAACAGCATCTGCTGGCGGCGGGTAAACCGCTGCCGCGCGCGATTGAAGCCGGGCATCTGCACTCAATGATTTTGTGGGGGCCGCCAGGAACAGGGAAAACAACGCTGGCAGAGATTATTGCGCACTATGGCAAGGCGGATGTTGAGCGAATTTCTGCCGTGACATCCGGCGTGAAAGAGATTCGTGAAGCCATCGAGCGCGCCCGGCAGAATCGTCAACTGGGCCGCCGTACCATCCTGTTTGTGGATGAGGTTCATCGTTTCAATAAAAGCCAGCAGGATGCATTCCTGCCCCATATTGAAGATGGCACCATTACCTTTATCGGTGCGACCACCGAAAATCCATCTTTTGAACTCAACTCGGCACTGCTATCGCGTGCTCGCGTCTATCTGCTGAAATCGCTCACCACTGAAGATATTGAACAGGTGCTCACCCAGGCGATGGAGGACAGTGCGCGAGGGTACGGTAATAGCGACATTCTGCTGCCGGACAACACCCGGCGTATGATTGCTGAGTTGGTTAACGGGGATGCGCGTCGTGCGCTGAATACGCTGGAAATGATGGCGGATATGGCAGAGAGCAATGCGCAAGGAAAGCGTGAGCTGACGCCACAGTTGCTGAATGAAGTCTCAGGAGAAAGGGCGGCGCGGTTTGATAACAAAGGCGATCGTTTCTACGACCTGATTTCGGCGCTGCATAAATCCGTGCGCGGTTCGGCGCCGGACGCCGCTCTCTACTGGTATGCCCGCATCATCACGGCCGGGGGTGATCCGTTGTACGTTGCACGCCGTTTACTGGCGATAGCTTCGGAAGATGTGGGCAACGCCGATCCACGTGGTATGCAGGTGGCTATTTCGGCATGGGACTGTTTCACCCGCGTCGGGCCTGCTGAAGGCGAGCGCGCCATAGCCCAGGCGATTGTTTATCTGGCCTGCGCACCCAAAAGTAATGCGGTTTATACCGCGTTCAAGGCGGCCATGCGCGATGCGCGAGAATTCCCGGATTACGATGTGCCTGAGCACCTGCGCAATGCACCCACCAAATTAATGAAAGAGATGGGGCTGGGCAAAGAGTATCGTTATGCACATGACGAACCCAATGCTTATGCGGCCGGAGAGGTGTTCTTCCCGCCTGAAATGGCGCAAACGCGCTACTATCAACCCACCAATCGGGGGCTTGAGGGGAAAATCGGCGAAAAACTCGCCTGGTTGGCTGAACAGGATCAAAATAGCCCGATAAAACGCTACCGCTGA
- the lolA gene encoding outer membrane lipoprotein chaperone LolA — translation MKLRVIACGLLAGFVSSSVLADASSDLQQRLNKVNSFHASFSQKVTDGSGANVQDGEGELWVKRPSLFNWHMTAPDESVIISDGKNLWFYNPFVEQASVSLLQNATSNTPFMLIARNQPSDWQQYNIKQQGDNFELTPKSSDGNLKQFTINVSASGTINKFSAIEQDGQHSDYQLKSQKNGAISPDKFTFTPPKGVTVDDQRQ, via the coding sequence ATGAAATTACGCGTTATTGCCTGCGGCCTGCTGGCCGGTTTTGTTTCTTCGTCGGTATTGGCGGATGCGTCGAGCGATTTGCAGCAGCGTCTGAACAAAGTGAACAGCTTCCATGCCAGCTTTAGCCAGAAAGTGACAGATGGCAGCGGTGCGAATGTGCAGGATGGTGAAGGTGAACTGTGGGTTAAACGCCCAAGTTTATTCAACTGGCATATGACCGCGCCAGACGAAAGCGTGATTATCTCCGATGGCAAAAACCTGTGGTTCTATAATCCGTTTGTTGAGCAAGCCAGCGTTAGCCTGCTGCAGAACGCCACCAGCAATACGCCGTTTATGCTGATTGCCCGTAATCAGCCAAGCGACTGGCAGCAGTACAACATCAAGCAGCAGGGTGATAATTTCGAGCTGACGCCAAAAAGCAGCGATGGCAACCTGAAGCAATTCACCATCAATGTTTCTGCATCCGGAACCATCAACAAATTCAGTGCGATTGAGCAAGATGGTCAACACAGTGATTATCAGCTGAAGAGCCAGAAAAACGGTGCGATTAGCCCAGATAAGTTCACCTTTACACCGCCAAAAGGGGTAACGGTGGACGATCAACGTCAGTGA